One Miscanthus floridulus cultivar M001 chromosome 11, ASM1932011v1, whole genome shotgun sequence DNA window includes the following coding sequences:
- the LOC136493732 gene encoding probable low-specificity L-threonine aldolase 2, which produces MASKLVDLRSDTVTKPSEAMRAAMAAADVDDDVLGADPTAQRFEAEMASIMGKEAALFVPSGTMGNLISVLVHCDVRGSEAILGDNSHIHVYENGGISTIGGVHPRTVKNNPDGTMDIDKIVAAIRHPDLHYPTTRLICLENTHGNCGGKCLSVEYTYMVGEIKSHGLKLHIDGARIFNASVALGVPVDRLVKTADSVSVCLSKGLGASVGSVIDPPAEIVGSKAFIDKAKILRKTLGGGMRQVGVLCAAAHVAIRETVGKLADDHRKAKVLAEGLKKIEQLTVDSASVETNMVFFDTMDPRISPDKLCAVLEQHNVLAMPASSKSIRFVIHYQISDSDVQYALPCVEKAVEELLKGGTEFEHLTNGTTKNSYGH; this is translated from the exons ATGGCGAGCAAGCTGGTGGACCTCCGGTCGGACACGGTCACCAAGCCCTCCGAGGCCATgcgggccgccatggccgccgccgacgtcgacgacgacgtcCTGGGCGCTGACCCGACCGCGCAGCGCTTCGAGGCGGAGATGGCCTCGATCATGGGCAAGGAGGCCGCGCTCTTCGTGCCGTCGGGCACTATGGGCAACCTCATCTCCGTCCTCGTGCACTGCGACGTCAGGGGCAGCGAGGCCATCCTTGGCGACAACTCGCACATCCACGTCTACGAGAACGGCGGCATCTCCACCATCGGCGGCGTGCACCCCAGGACCGTCAAGAACAACCCCGACGGCACCATGGATATTGACAAGATCGTTGCCGCCATCAGGCATCCTGATCTTCATTACCCGACGACCAGGCTGATCTGCTTGGAGAACACACATGGGAA TTGTGGTGGAAAATGTTTATCAGTAGAATACACTTACATGGTTGGTGAAATTAAGAGCCATGGCTTGAAGCTTCATATTGATGGAGCTCGCATCTTTAACGCGTCTGTG GCACTTGGAGTTCCTGTAGATAGACTTGTCAAAACTGCTGATTCAGTTTCG GTATGCCTATCAAAAGGATTAGGTGCATCCGTGGGATCAGTTATtgacccc CCAGCCGAAATTGTTGGTTCGAAGGCCTTCATTGACAAG GCCAAAATTCTCCGAAAGACCCTAGGTGGTGGAATGAGACAGGTGGGAGTTCTttgtgctgctgctcatgttgccATTCGTGAAACTGTGGGAAAGCTCGCGGATGACCACAGAAAGGCTAAAGTTTTGGCAG AGGGACTGAAGAAAATTGAACAGCTTACAGTGGATTCAGCTTCGGTCGAGACAAATATG GTATTCTTTGATACCATGGATCCAAGAATATCACCTGACAAACTGTGTGCAGTCTTGGAACAACACAATGTGCTTGCAATGCCAGCTAGTTCAAAAAG TATTAGGTTTGTCATCCATTACCAAATTTCAGACAGTGATGTTCAGTATGCACTGCCATGTGTCGAG AAAGCCGTTGAAGAACTACTGAAAGGAGGTACTGAATTCGAGCATCTGACAAACGGAACTACCAAAAACTCATATGGGCACTAG
- the LOC136492105 gene encoding uncharacterized protein has product MAHPRMNRQVEHANDMVLQGLKPRIFNRLNKFGGRWVAELPTVLWSLRTSSSRATGYTSFFMVYGSEAILPTDLNYGAPRVKAYNEQANEASLEDAMDLLDEARDIALLRLAKYQQAL; this is encoded by the coding sequence ATGGCGCACCCTCGAATGAACAGGCAGGTCGAGCATGCaaatgacatggtcctacaaggcctcaagcctaggatcttcaaccgtttgaacaagtttggcggacggTGGGTCGCCGAGCTTCCCACggtactctggagcctaaggacgtccAGCAGCCGGGCAACCGGTTACACGTCGTTTTTCATGGTCTACGGCTCCGaagccatcctcccaaccgacctcaactACGGAGCGCCGAGGGtcaaggcctacaacgagcaggcAAACGAAGCATCTTtggaagacgccatggacctGCTTGACGAAGCGCGTGACATCGCCCTGCTCCGtttggccaaataccagcaggcaCTGTGA